The following proteins are encoded in a genomic region of Nicotiana sylvestris chromosome 4, ASM39365v2, whole genome shotgun sequence:
- the LOC138890586 gene encoding uncharacterized protein, whose translation MADPPNFEEGQSTYRPPKFNGQYYGWWKTRMHDFIMAENSELWDVICDGLYIPTKNVENIPLMMPKTRKEYTDADSKVVEKKFCAKKILVCGIGPDEYNMISACQSAKEIWEALQTAHEGITQVKQSKIDMLTTEYELFRMKDDESIQDMHTRFTFIINELHSLGEVIPRNKLARKILSILPSSRESKVNVVTEAKDLHELTIDELVGNLKTYEMKRKIDS comes from the coding sequence atggctgatccaccaaattttgaagaaggtcagtCTACGTATAGACCACCCAAGTTTAATGggcaatactatgggtggtggaagacaagaatgcatgattttatcatggctgaaaATTCTGAGTTATGGGATGTCATATGCGATGGTCTTTATATCCCAACAAAGAATGTCGAAAATATTCCATTGATGATGCCAAAGACCAGAAAAGAATACACTGATGCAGATAGTAAAGTTGTGGAGAAAAAATTTTGTGCCAAGAAAATTTTGGTGTGTGGTATAGGACCTGATGAATACAACATGATCTCGGCTTGTCAAAGtgccaaggagatatgggaagctttgcaaacagCACATGAGGGAATCACTCAAGTAAAGCAATCTAAGATTGATATGCTTACTACTGAGTATGAGCTTTTTAGGATGAAAgacgatgaatctattcaagacatgcacacaagattcactttcatcataaatgagttacactcacttggtgaagTCATTCCCAGGAACAAGCTCGCGAGGAAAATTCTTAGCATCCTGCCTAGTTCACGGGAAAGTAAAGTGAATGTTGTTACTGAAGCAAAGGACCTTCATGAGCTGACCATAGACGAGCTAGTTGGAAATCTGAAAACCTACGaaatgaagaggaagatagacagttAA